In Candidatus Binataceae bacterium, the genomic window CCCGGCATCCCGCGAGCATCGTGGAATTCGCCTTTGCCTCAGCCATGCCAGTCGCCTCCGGAGTCAGTTTCGCGTCTGCCGCCTGGCTGCCATGTAGCACAGCTTCGCCCCGGTTGTGGAGTTCCGCAAACGTCCGCGAGGCTGGACAACGCGCCGGTCTGCGGTTAGATGACGATCTTAGCGGGAGGACGCGCCATGTCCACTAAGCCAGCTTCCGAATCCGCCCTGCGGGCCCGTCTGAAGCATCCGGTGATCGACTCCGACGGCCACTGGGTCGAGTTCGGGCCGGACCTGATGGACTATCTCAAGGAGGTTGGAGGAGCGCGCGCCGCCGACGGCTTCAAGAACCGCCCCTACGAGGGATGGCATCTGACGGTCCCGCTCAAGGAGCGGCGCGAGCGCCGGCTCGATCAGCCGGTCTGGTGGGGCCTGCCGACCAAAAACACGCTCGACCGCGCGACCGCGATGCTCCCGAAGCTGCTCTACGAACGAATGGGCGAGCTGGGGATGGACTTCGCGGTGCTCTATCCGACCGCCGCGCTGCGCATCCCGTTCATCGCCGACGAGGAGACGCGCAAGGCGACCTGTCGCGCGTTCAACCGCTACTCGGCCGAGCACTTCCGTGAGTATAGCGACCGCCTGACGCCGGTCGCGATGATTCCGATGCACACGCCGGCGGAGGCGATCGTCGAATTGGAGTACGCGGTCAAGACGCTGGGGCTCAAGGTCGCGATGATGCCGAGCCTGCTCCGCCGTCCGATTCGCGCCGCGGCCAGACCCGGCGGCGAGCCCAATCCCTACGCGCAGTGGCTCGACGTGCTCGCGCTCGACAGCGACTACGACTATGACCCGGTTTGGGCGAAATGCCTCGAGCTTGGCATCGCGCCGACCTTTCATACGGTATCCAAGGGCGTCGGCACACGCATCTCGCCCTCGAATGCGGTTTTCAACCATATCGGACACTTCGGCGCGGCCGGCGAGGCGGTCTGCAAGGCGCTTTTCCTGGGCGGCGTGACGCGGCGCTTTCCGAAGCTTAAGGTCGCCTTTCTCGAGGGCGGCGCCGCATGGGCCTGCGGGCTCTACAGCGACCTCATCGGCCATTGGAAAAAACGCAATCCCAAGGCGCTCGGGGACATCGACCCCGCCAATCTCAATCGCGAGTTGCTGGCGCAATTGTTTCAGCGCTACGGGGGCGCGGCGCTGGCCGCGCAGCTTACGCGCTGGAGACCCGAGGGCGAGGCGTACTCGCCGCGGACCGCCGACCCCGGCGCATCGCTCGACGACTTCGAGCCATGCGCGATCGAGCGCGCGGAGCAGATCCGCGATCTCTTCGTCCCCAATTTCTACTTCGGCTGCGAAGCCGACGATCCGGGCAACGCTTACGCCTTCAACACGCGGGCGAATCCGTACCGCGCGCGGCTCAACGCGATCTTCGGCTCCGACATCGGCCATTTCGACGTTCCCGACATGACCGACGTGCTGACCGAGGCGTGGGAGCTGGTGGACGAGGAGCTTATCAGCGAGGCCGACTTCCGCGACTTCGTGTTCGCCAATCCGGTCCGGTTGTGGGCGGGCACTAACCCGGATTTCTTCAAGGGCACGGCGGTAGAGCGGGAAGCGCGCGCGCTGCTGGCCGAGGGCTGAA contains:
- a CDS encoding amidohydrolase family protein — its product is MSTKPASESALRARLKHPVIDSDGHWVEFGPDLMDYLKEVGGARAADGFKNRPYEGWHLTVPLKERRERRLDQPVWWGLPTKNTLDRATAMLPKLLYERMGELGMDFAVLYPTAALRIPFIADEETRKATCRAFNRYSAEHFREYSDRLTPVAMIPMHTPAEAIVELEYAVKTLGLKVAMMPSLLRRPIRAAARPGGEPNPYAQWLDVLALDSDYDYDPVWAKCLELGIAPTFHTVSKGVGTRISPSNAVFNHIGHFGAAGEAVCKALFLGGVTRRFPKLKVAFLEGGAAWACGLYSDLIGHWKKRNPKALGDIDPANLNRELLAQLFQRYGGAALAAQLTRWRPEGEAYSPRTADPGASLDDFEPCAIERAEQIRDLFVPNFYFGCEADDPGNAYAFNTRANPYRARLNAIFGSDIGHFDVPDMTDVLTEAWELVDEELISEADFRDFVFANPVRLWAGTNPDFFKGTAVEREARALLAEG